The Triticum aestivum cultivar Chinese Spring chromosome 6D, IWGSC CS RefSeq v2.1, whole genome shotgun sequence genomic sequence TAAACATCACGATGTGTCTACTAGAGCGACAAGGCTAACATAAGTACTGGTAAAAATCGGAAGCGGCAAACACTTGGAGAAGCGAAGCAAATCTACCGGCACCGGCTCGTGTGCACGCATCAGGTAGGGGGCAGCACGTGGTGGTACCGGCCGTTGCCACGGCGGGCTCCGTAGAgcgcgaaggccagcgcggcgtcgATCACGGCGACAGAAAAGACCGTCGCGGCGAGGATCCCGACCCGCACCTTCCTCCAGAAGGCAGCGCGGCGAATGTGGAGGACAGCGGCAGTCGGGTTGGCATTGAGCTCCGCGTCGGCGACCtcaacgagcgcgaggaggaggcgcTTTGAGCGCGGGCTGAGGCCGCGGGCGCTGCTCAGTTCGTCGAGGGCGACCTCCATCTCCGTGAGCAGGGGGCCATCGGCGTCGGCGGTGGAGTCGGCAGGCGCTGCAACCTGCATGGAGAAGAACACCGACATTTTCTTCAGTGCGTCAGGAACTTGCAGGTTCACGGAACAGATAGGCCGTAGCCGCGTAGTTTAAGAATCCCCGACAACAAGTTGCACTGCAAATTCAAAGCGGCAAACGGAACTCGATTGAGATCCTGCACAAATTCTAATTGATCGGCAACAGGAATCATGATTCGGACGGGAAAACTCCTCGACACGGACCCTCGTCCCAAATTTCGTCACCACCGGAGCATACCGAAGCAACCTCGACACAGACCCTGCAGAATGGCTCTCAATTTCCATCGAATCAACTCGAACTTGGTCCACAGAGAGCTCAAATAAAACAACGCGAATCCATAACCGCGGCGCGCACTCCAAAATTTTAACCAGCAATCGGAACTCGAGGAGCAGCACAAATCGGAATCAGTTGGGAGCCTCACCTCGGTGACGGTGGAGTCGACGGAGGCGGTCATCGCGTGTTTCGCGTCAGCGTCAGAAGCGTAGACGACGGTGTTGGAGGAGGCGTTGTTGGGGTCGGGAAGCTCGAGCAGCGGCGCGAGGTCGGCAAGGCCCTCGGGCGCGAGCATCGGCTGCtgcagggaggcggcggtggggaaGGGGGAGTCGTCCTCGTAGTCCAGGCGCTTGCCCACCTCCTGTTGGTCACAAAGAGGCCGGAGAAGGTCATCGATTAGGCTGCGAGACTCTCGCAGGCAATTAACGGGAGGTATGCGCGGTTACCTTGGCGATGGAGGCGATGTCGCGG encodes the following:
- the LOC123141564 gene encoding uncharacterized protein → MAKPHAGFNTPRPSSVRSAAAAAARTTAGSSSTDTTPLAPTSIPRADLSSSGAKAGVTSAIRTPVGSSSSTDLSGPFTRSSVGSSSSSDLSAPTTRDIASIAKEVGKRLDYEDDSPFPTAASLQQPMLAPEGLADLAPLLELPDPNNASSNTVVYASDADAKHAMTASVDSTVTEVAAPADSTADADGPLLTEMEVALDELSSARGLSPRSKRLLLALVEVADAELNANPTAAVLHIRRAAFWRKVRVGILAATVFSVAVIDAALAFALYGARRGNGRYHHVLPPT